In the genome of Gloeomargarita sp. SRBZ-1_bins_9, one region contains:
- a CDS encoding MAPEG family protein, translating to MNLPIAPSLFLAWAIAIAAGLVYVPSYVVVAYARAKSGFDPRNPRAIFEKLPPYAQRAVWAHQNAFESLTLFAPAALLVLVADGTSPYTNAVALTYLVARLVHSIAYMVGIAPLRGLAWVTSIACIASLYGTGITELAH from the coding sequence ATGAACCTCCCCATTGCGCCGTCCCTGTTTTTGGCTTGGGCGATAGCCATTGCTGCTGGTCTGGTTTACGTGCCCTCTTATGTGGTGGTGGCTTATGCCCGCGCCAAAAGTGGGTTTGACCCCCGCAACCCCCGCGCCATTTTTGAGAAGTTGCCCCCTTATGCCCAGCGGGCCGTTTGGGCGCACCAAAACGCCTTTGAAAGCCTGACGCTGTTTGCACCGGCGGCCCTTTTGGTGTTGGTGGCCGATGGGACGTCTCCCTACACCAACGCCGTGGCCTTGACCTACCTGGTGGCGCGGTTGGTCCACAGCATCGCTTACATGGTGGGGATTGCCCCTCTGCGGGGTCTGGCGTGGGTCACTAGCATTGCCTGTATCGCCAGCCTTTACGGCACCGGTATTACCGAACTGGCTCACTGA
- a CDS encoding nucleoside 2-deoxyribosyltransferase, which produces MVQIYLAAPLFTLAEQRFNLSLAEYLKAQGLTVFCPQVACQGQSGAAIYQTCLAGLTRADVVVAILDGADADSGTCWECGYAVAKGIPVVAVRTDFRGSGDTGGFNAMLYYSAAVVVEKTDDEVFPAIARAIAQLLAPN; this is translated from the coding sequence ATGGTGCAAATTTACTTGGCAGCTCCCTTATTTACCCTGGCGGAACAGCGTTTTAATCTCAGCCTGGCCGAGTATTTAAAGGCCCAGGGATTGACCGTCTTTTGCCCCCAGGTGGCGTGTCAGGGCCAAAGCGGGGCGGCCATTTATCAGACCTGTTTAGCGGGTTTGACCCGTGCCGATGTAGTGGTGGCCATTCTGGATGGCGCCGATGCCGACAGCGGTACTTGTTGGGAATGTGGCTACGCTGTGGCCAAGGGCATTCCCGTGGTGGCCGTACGCACCGACTTTCGGGGTTCGGGGGATACAGGTGGCTTTAACGCCATGCTTTACTACAGTGCTGCAGTTGTTGTCGAAAAAACCGACGACGAGGTCTTTCCGGCCATTGCCCGAGCGATTGCCCAGCTTTTGGCCCCAAACTAG
- a CDS encoding chloride channel protein, translating into MTATSERAQRGWEGLPLSPEVVLLTLAALVGGGTGLCVVAFRLAIGVVHQGAFETLMGWLGRWGAWSLALVPVLGGLLVGGLAWWGRDWPVGSIRAQLWRLGLAALSLGMGASLGPEAPSVDLGVYWGRNLGQRLRVSQERYWVLQAAGAAAGLAAGFNAPIAGAFFAFEVVLGTTFTGSAVPLVLLAAVVGGLVAQAGLGAQPAFSLPPYEVRTVLELPLYLGLGVLASGLAIVYTALLGELRPGRLRGLPMWLQPALGGAVIGGVALVFPQTLGIGYEVIEAMLQDVPFPLGLLLTLIPVKLALTVVSYATGWVGGLFAPALFLGAVLGSAYGQVLGQVLTPTVTIADPPAYAMVGMAALLACSTRAPLTAILLLFELTRNYLIIIPAMGAVGLSMWLLDQVYPHGAPIGLHSLDREEQCFLADLRVADAMVPPPLLVTPERSLGKVAQMLMENQQHTALVVNSQRELIGLLTPQDIQRAIRTHGPLWYSVPVGEWCTRELQTIYPDQSLEQARQRMLMRGLCQLPVVSRGKTQQVIGLLEKNRIETIQKLALTQRVLAQSLDLLNGHAPAGSPGTLKSG; encoded by the coding sequence ATGACGGCAACATCAGAACGGGCGCAACGGGGGTGGGAGGGGCTGCCGCTTTCTCCTGAGGTTGTGCTGCTGACCTTGGCGGCCCTCGTCGGCGGGGGGACGGGGCTGTGTGTGGTGGCCTTCCGGCTGGCGATTGGGGTGGTGCACCAGGGGGCCTTTGAAACCTTGATGGGTTGGCTGGGCCGGTGGGGGGCCTGGAGTTTGGCGCTGGTGCCGGTGCTGGGGGGATTGCTGGTGGGGGGGCTGGCCTGGTGGGGACGGGATTGGCCGGTCGGCAGTATCCGGGCGCAACTGTGGCGGTTGGGGTTGGCGGCTTTGTCGCTAGGGATGGGGGCGTCCCTGGGGCCAGAGGCGCCGAGTGTGGATTTGGGGGTCTATTGGGGGCGCAATTTGGGGCAACGGCTGCGGGTTTCCCAGGAACGGTATTGGGTTTTGCAGGCGGCGGGGGCGGCGGCGGGGCTGGCGGCAGGGTTTAATGCACCAATTGCTGGGGCCTTTTTCGCCTTTGAGGTGGTCCTGGGTACGACCTTTACCGGGTCAGCGGTGCCGTTGGTGCTGTTGGCGGCGGTGGTGGGGGGGTTGGTGGCCCAGGCAGGGTTGGGAGCGCAACCGGCCTTTAGCCTCCCTCCCTATGAGGTGCGCACGGTCCTGGAATTGCCTCTGTATCTGGGGTTGGGCGTCCTGGCCAGTGGCTTGGCCATTGTCTATACGGCGCTGTTGGGGGAATTGCGGCCCGGTCGGCTGCGAGGCCTGCCGATGTGGTTGCAACCGGCGTTGGGGGGGGCTGTCATCGGCGGAGTGGCCTTGGTGTTCCCCCAAACCCTGGGAATTGGCTACGAGGTGATTGAGGCTATGCTCCAGGATGTGCCCTTTCCCCTGGGGTTGCTGTTGACGCTGATCCCGGTCAAGTTGGCCCTGACGGTGGTCAGTTACGCCACGGGTTGGGTGGGGGGCTTGTTTGCACCGGCGTTGTTTTTGGGGGCGGTTCTGGGGTCGGCCTATGGTCAAGTCTTGGGCCAGGTCCTGACGCCCACGGTCACTATTGCCGACCCGCCGGCCTATGCGATGGTGGGCATGGCGGCTCTATTGGCCTGTAGTACCCGCGCCCCCTTGACGGCCATCCTGCTGTTGTTTGAGCTGACCCGCAACTATCTCATCATCATCCCGGCGATGGGGGCGGTGGGGCTGAGTATGTGGTTGCTGGACCAGGTGTATCCCCACGGTGCGCCGATTGGGTTGCACTCCCTCGACCGGGAGGAGCAGTGTTTTTTGGCGGACCTGCGGGTGGCGGATGCCATGGTGCCCCCGCCGTTGTTGGTGACGCCGGAGCGCAGTCTGGGTAAGGTGGCGCAAATGCTCATGGAAAACCAACAACACACGGCCCTAGTCGTCAACAGCCAGCGGGAGTTGATAGGGTTGTTGACGCCCCAGGACATTCAGCGGGCGATTCGCACCCACGGTCCCCTGTGGTATTCGGTGCCGGTGGGGGAATGGTGTACCCGGGAATTGCAAACGATTTATCCGGACCAGAGCTTGGAGCAGGCGCGGCAACGGATGCTTATGCGGGGTTTGTGTCAATTGCCGGTGGTCAGTCGCGGCAAAACCCAACAGGTGATCGGTCTGCTGGAAAAGAACCGGATTGAAACCATCCAGAAATTGGCCCTGACCCAGCGGGTGTTGGCCCAAAGTTTGGATTTGCTCAACGGCCATGCGCCAGCTGGGTCACCCGGTACGTTGAAGTCCGGCTAG
- a CDS encoding AarF/UbiB family protein — MLSGLARTTERQGEIAEVLLRNGWKFMRQLVLGKKAGEPDLPPPAVLRQILVELGPVYVKLGQLLSTRPDLLPPTYTEALSSLQSKVPPVEWSDMEAVIRRELPQPFGSVFAHVHPQPVAAGSIGQTYRATLTDGTEVALKVQRPGIGEVIDQDLTLLQSLAALAAQTDWGQSWNLLGLVEEFSAVLRQELDFTREAAFTRQISQNLQRSPWPEVRTLKIPQVYEAWTTPRLLVLEWLDGVPLLAGYRTTDRSLGPAIARMLLRAFFQQICWDGLFHADPHPGNFFYLKTGQVALLDFGNVARLDPRTQGLITEFLLAIVTLDPRRCVQLVLELAESPRPDDLNRLEQDFARLLRRYYPRTLDQMHFGQLLRDILETARQNRVRLPGSMGVLARTLAYLESLGRELDPQFDLVGEIRPLMGRLLQQQLLGGDGLPVLLQTALDLRALSLDSPRQVELLLQRVNSENLRWQVQVADLGLLQRALDVASSRLAYSIVVAAFIVGAAIIFDRGQANLQLFLGTGLLLVGATTLGFWLLFRLLRPQRWR, encoded by the coding sequence ATGCTCTCGGGTTTGGCGCGGACGACGGAACGGCAGGGGGAAATTGCCGAGGTTCTCCTGCGCAATGGTTGGAAATTCATGCGGCAGTTGGTGCTGGGCAAAAAAGCGGGTGAGCCGGATTTGCCCCCGCCGGCGGTGCTGCGTCAGATTTTGGTGGAGCTGGGGCCGGTGTATGTGAAGCTGGGGCAACTGCTGAGCACCCGCCCGGACCTGTTGCCGCCGACTTACACGGAAGCTCTCAGCAGCCTGCAAAGCAAAGTGCCGCCGGTGGAGTGGTCGGATATGGAGGCGGTGATTCGCCGGGAGTTGCCCCAGCCGTTTGGGAGTGTTTTTGCCCATGTGCATCCCCAGCCGGTGGCCGCTGGTTCCATTGGCCAGACCTACCGGGCAACCTTAACTGACGGGACGGAGGTGGCCCTGAAGGTGCAACGCCCGGGCATCGGTGAGGTGATTGACCAGGATTTGACGTTGTTGCAGTCGTTGGCGGCTCTAGCGGCGCAAACGGATTGGGGACAGAGTTGGAACTTGCTGGGGCTGGTGGAGGAATTTAGCGCCGTGTTGCGCCAGGAGCTGGATTTCACCCGGGAGGCGGCCTTTACCCGCCAAATTAGCCAGAACCTGCAGCGCTCGCCTTGGCCGGAGGTGCGCACGTTGAAGATTCCTCAGGTCTATGAGGCTTGGACCACTCCCCGGTTGCTGGTTCTGGAATGGCTTGACGGGGTGCCGCTGCTAGCTGGCTATCGCACGACGGATCGCTCCCTAGGACCAGCCATCGCCCGGATGCTGCTGCGGGCCTTTTTCCAACAAATCTGCTGGGATGGCTTGTTCCATGCCGACCCCCACCCGGGCAACTTTTTTTATCTCAAAACGGGGCAGGTGGCGCTTTTGGATTTCGGTAATGTGGCTCGCTTGGATCCGCGCACCCAGGGACTGATCACCGAGTTTTTATTGGCCATCGTGACCCTGGACCCGCGCCGGTGTGTGCAGTTAGTGCTGGAGCTGGCAGAATCGCCCCGCCCGGATGACCTGAACCGGTTGGAGCAGGATTTTGCCCGTCTGTTGCGTCGCTACTATCCCCGCACCTTAGACCAGATGCATTTTGGGCAGTTGCTGCGGGATATTTTGGAGACGGCGCGGCAAAACCGGGTGCGTTTACCGGGGAGTATGGGGGTGCTGGCCCGTACACTGGCTTATTTGGAAAGTCTTGGGCGGGAACTGGACCCCCAATTTGACCTGGTGGGGGAAATCCGACCGTTGATGGGGCGCTTGTTGCAGCAGCAGTTGCTGGGGGGGGATGGGTTGCCGGTGTTGTTGCAAACGGCGCTGGATTTGCGGGCCTTGTCGTTGGATTCCCCTCGGCAGGTGGAGTTGCTGCTGCAGCGGGTGAACTCGGAAAATCTGCGCTGGCAGGTGCAGGTGGCGGACCTGGGGCTGTTACAGCGGGCCTTGGATGTGGCCTCCAGTCGCTTGGCCTATAGCATCGTGGTGGCGGCATTTATTGTCGGGGCGGCGATTATCTTTGACCGGGGACAAGCGAATTTGCAGTTGTTTTTGGGGACGGGGCTGCTGCTGGTGGGGGCCACAACGTTGGGCTTTTGGTTGCTGTTTCGCCTGCTGCGTCCCCAGCGTTGGCGCTAG
- the murB gene encoding UDP-N-acetylmuramate dehydrogenase, with protein MILVTQAPLAEWTTYRVGGPAEWLACPRTLEELQMALAWAEKRQVPVTVLGAGSNVLISDRGLPGLVLCTRYLRGMTWDEQTGQVVAAAGVPLPQLAWEAARRGWQGLAWAVGIPGTVGGAVVMNAGAQGGCTAEYLVSAQVWLEGTVHTWTPADLHYDYRFSRLQGTPGVVIAACWQCLPGQDPQVLLRQTGDYLQQRRTTQPYHLPSCGSVFRNPPGYKAGWLIEHSGLKGYRIGQAQVSPLHANFIVNLGGATAQQIYDLIGYVQATVAARWGVYLQPEVKFLGKFG; from the coding sequence ATGATCTTGGTCACACAGGCCCCCCTGGCGGAATGGACCACTTACCGGGTGGGTGGCCCTGCGGAATGGTTGGCCTGTCCCCGCACGCTGGAGGAGTTGCAGATGGCCTTGGCCTGGGCCGAGAAGAGGCAGGTGCCGGTGACGGTGTTGGGGGCGGGGTCCAATGTGTTGATCAGCGACCGGGGGTTACCGGGATTGGTGCTGTGCACGCGCTACCTGCGGGGGATGACCTGGGATGAACAAACGGGGCAGGTGGTGGCGGCAGCAGGGGTGCCTTTGCCCCAGTTGGCCTGGGAGGCGGCGCGGCGGGGCTGGCAAGGACTGGCCTGGGCGGTTGGTATTCCGGGGACAGTGGGGGGAGCGGTGGTGATGAATGCCGGTGCGCAGGGGGGGTGTACCGCTGAGTACCTGGTGAGCGCGCAGGTCTGGCTGGAGGGGACTGTTCACACCTGGACACCGGCGGATTTGCACTACGACTATCGGTTTTCCCGGTTGCAGGGGACGCCGGGAGTGGTCATCGCAGCCTGCTGGCAGTGTCTGCCCGGCCAGGACCCCCAGGTGCTTTTGCGGCAAACGGGGGATTATCTCCAGCAGCGGCGCACCACTCAGCCCTACCATCTGCCCAGTTGCGGCAGCGTGTTTCGCAATCCCCCCGGTTATAAGGCGGGGTGGCTGATTGAGCACAGCGGTCTCAAGGGTTATCGGATCGGGCAGGCCCAGGTATCGCCTTTGCATGCCAATTTCATCGTTAATTTGGGGGGGGCGACGGCGCAGCAGATTTACGACTTGATTGGCTATGTGCAGGCGACGGTGGCGGCCCGCTGGGGTGTTTATTTGCAGCCGGAGGTGAAGTTCTTGGGAAAGTTCGGCTAA
- the murC gene encoding UDP-N-acetylmuramate--L-alanine ligase encodes MPPRSVDLSGRPFHFIGIGGIGMSALAYVLTKRGIPVSGSDVAPNGISDRLAHLGVRITAQDGSALHTAGEPLPQVVCSSAIGTGNPEYQLAQALGCPILHRSDVLAALAREYESILVAGTHGKTTTSSLIGHILLQAGWDPTLVIGGEVSTWGGNARLGQGRWLVAEADESDGTLVNLRGRVGVITNIEWDHTNHFPSLAEVVATFRAFADNCELLVVCTDCPTAAALAAEVPRPVVTYGLNRAARYRVCQVAYSARGIAAQVMQGDEVLGPLTIPLFGEHNLRNTLAAVAVCRELGMAFADIQQGVATFVGARRRFEWRGQAQGMEFYDDYAHHPSEIRATLNAARQRWPKGQRRLVAVFQPHRYSRTVSLLGDFGPAFAQADVVVLVDIYGAGEANPTGITGEAVAQQVQQYHPQVRYMATLEMLEQELPQLLQPGDVVLFLGAGNVNRVIPRLLAAYQAGDAVAAG; translated from the coding sequence ATGCCGCCCCGTTCGGTTGACTTGTCAGGCCGACCATTTCACTTTATTGGTATCGGGGGTATCGGTATGTCGGCCTTGGCCTATGTGCTCACCAAACGGGGTATCCCGGTTTCGGGTTCAGATGTGGCGCCGAACGGGATCAGTGACCGGTTGGCCCATCTGGGGGTACGGATTACGGCCCAGGATGGTTCGGCGCTGCACACGGCAGGGGAACCGTTGCCCCAGGTGGTCTGTTCCTCGGCCATTGGCACTGGGAACCCGGAGTACCAACTGGCCCAGGCGTTGGGCTGCCCGATCCTCCACCGGTCGGATGTGCTGGCGGCTCTGGCCCGGGAGTATGAGAGTATTTTGGTGGCGGGGACCCACGGCAAGACGACAACCAGTAGCTTGATCGGTCATATCCTGCTGCAGGCGGGCTGGGACCCCACGTTGGTCATCGGGGGGGAGGTGAGTACCTGGGGGGGAAATGCGCGCTTGGGACAGGGGCGATGGCTGGTGGCGGAGGCGGATGAGTCGGATGGGACGCTGGTGAATCTCCGGGGCCGGGTGGGGGTGATCACGAACATTGAATGGGACCACACCAATCACTTCCCTTCCCTGGCGGAGGTGGTGGCTACCTTTCGTGCTTTTGCCGATAACTGTGAGCTGCTGGTGGTCTGCACCGATTGCCCGACGGCGGCGGCTTTGGCGGCGGAGGTCCCTAGACCTGTTGTGACCTATGGGTTAAACAGGGCAGCCCGCTACCGGGTATGTCAGGTGGCCTATTCGGCTAGGGGGATTGCGGCCCAGGTGATGCAGGGGGACGAGGTGTTGGGTCCGTTGACGATTCCCTTGTTTGGGGAGCACAATTTGCGCAATACGTTGGCGGCGGTGGCGGTGTGCCGGGAACTGGGTATGGCGTTTGCCGATATCCAACAAGGGGTGGCGACGTTTGTAGGGGCAAGGCGGCGGTTTGAATGGCGGGGGCAGGCGCAAGGGATGGAGTTTTATGATGACTACGCCCATCACCCCAGCGAAATTCGGGCGACATTGAATGCGGCTCGCCAGCGCTGGCCCAAGGGACAACGGCGCTTGGTGGCGGTGTTTCAACCCCATCGCTACAGCCGCACGGTGAGTCTGTTGGGGGATTTTGGGCCGGCGTTTGCCCAGGCGGATGTGGTGGTGCTGGTGGATATTTACGGGGCGGGGGAGGCTAATCCGACGGGGATCACGGGGGAGGCGGTGGCCCAACAGGTGCAGCAGTACCATCCCCAGGTGCGGTACATGGCTACGCTGGAGATGCTCGAACAGGAATTGCCCCAGCTGCTGCAGCCGGGGGATGTGGTGTTGTTTTTGGGGGCGGGCAATGTCAACCGCGTGATTCCCCGGCTGTTGGCCGCTTATCAGGCTGGCGATGCGGTAGCCGCGGGATGA
- a CDS encoding type I glyceraldehyde-3-phosphate dehydrogenase produces the protein MPSSPSRTTVIKVAINGFGRIGRNFLRCWMGRTTTNIDVVAINDTSDPKTNAHLLKYDSMLGRWEAAITSDENSITVNGKTIKCYSDRNPENLPWADLDIDLVIEATGVFVDEKGASKHLTAGAKKVMITAPGKGAGIATFVIGVNHHEYRHDQHHLISNASCTTNCLAPVVKVLHEHFGIVKGMMTTTHSYTGDQRLLDASHRDLRRARAAAINIVPTSTGAAKAVGLVIPELNGKLNGIAFRVPTPNVSLADLVVEVQRPTIAEEVNTVLKAASEGPLKGILDYNEEPLVSSDYRGTNASSIVDAALTMVMEGTLVKVVAWYDNEWGYSQRVVDLAEHIARCWPA, from the coding sequence ATGCCATCATCACCGTCGAGGACTACCGTGATTAAGGTTGCAATTAACGGCTTTGGCCGCATTGGTCGCAATTTCCTCCGCTGCTGGATGGGCCGGACGACTACCAACATTGATGTAGTTGCCATCAATGACACATCCGACCCAAAAACCAACGCCCACCTGCTCAAGTACGACTCCATGCTGGGGCGGTGGGAGGCAGCCATCACCAGTGATGAAAACTCCATTACCGTTAACGGCAAAACTATCAAATGCTATTCCGACCGCAATCCCGAAAACCTCCCCTGGGCCGACCTGGACATTGACCTGGTCATCGAAGCGACGGGGGTTTTTGTGGATGAAAAGGGCGCCAGCAAGCACCTGACCGCCGGGGCCAAAAAAGTGATGATCACCGCTCCGGGCAAGGGCGCCGGCATCGCCACCTTTGTCATCGGGGTCAACCATCACGAGTACCGGCACGACCAGCACCACCTGATCAGCAACGCCAGTTGTACCACCAATTGCCTGGCGCCGGTAGTCAAGGTCCTGCATGAACACTTCGGCATCGTCAAGGGCATGATGACCACCACCCACAGTTACACCGGCGACCAACGTCTTCTAGATGCCAGCCACCGGGATTTACGCCGGGCGCGGGCGGCAGCCATCAACATCGTGCCCACCTCCACCGGCGCCGCCAAGGCCGTTGGGCTGGTGATTCCCGAACTCAACGGCAAACTCAACGGCATCGCCTTCCGGGTGCCCACCCCCAATGTGTCGTTGGCCGACCTGGTGGTGGAGGTGCAGCGGCCCACGATTGCCGAAGAGGTCAACACCGTATTGAAAGCCGCCAGCGAAGGTCCCCTCAAGGGCATCTTAGACTACAACGAAGAACCCCTGGTCTCCAGCGACTACCGGGGCACCAACGCCTCCTCCATTGTGGATGCTGCCCTGACCATGGTGATGGAAGGCACCCTGGTGAAGGTCGTGGCCTGGTATGACAACGAGTGGGGCTACTCCCAACGGGTGGTGGACCTAGCCGAGCACATCGCCCGTTGCTGGCCCGCCTAA
- a CDS encoding site-2 protease family protein, giving the protein MYGGIKVGSLFGIPLYLDPSWFVIALLITGGNSIRWRQFYPDWPELWTWGVGLALALGLFASVVLHELGHSLVAKAQGVKVRSITLFLFGGVATLEQESRTPMQALRVALAGPAVSLGLALGLMQVARQLGGLDSPWGRLTQELMAMNFVLGFFNLIPGLPLDGGQVLKALIWQVTGSPFRGIQWAAAFGWALGTMAMLLGVFAFLSGAGGGLWLALIGWFMASNAQSYRQYSFLQEILLKTKVREVMSRDFRVLRAEMSLRDFVDLYCLPAQTPEIYFAEADGRYLGLVDSSRLAQIERSRWSEKQLREIVVPLAELPSVREQDSLAQAIVTLGDRHAWILVRSPVGGVQGIVMRGDVLKPLAPFLGMTGVDIERANREGRYPQGLNLVPIAQKALELAATLPETQL; this is encoded by the coding sequence ATGTATGGGGGAATCAAGGTTGGTTCGTTGTTTGGGATTCCCCTCTATCTGGATCCCTCTTGGTTTGTCATCGCTCTGCTGATCACGGGGGGCAATAGTATTCGCTGGCGACAATTCTATCCCGATTGGCCGGAACTGTGGACTTGGGGAGTGGGGTTGGCTCTGGCGCTGGGGTTGTTTGCCTCGGTGGTGTTGCATGAGTTGGGGCACAGTCTGGTGGCCAAGGCCCAGGGGGTGAAGGTGCGTTCCATCACGCTTTTTTTGTTTGGGGGGGTGGCGACGCTGGAGCAGGAGTCCCGTACCCCCATGCAGGCGTTGCGGGTGGCCCTGGCGGGACCGGCGGTGAGTTTGGGGTTGGCCCTGGGATTGATGCAGGTGGCTCGCCAGTTGGGGGGGCTGGATTCCCCGTGGGGGCGTTTGACCCAGGAACTGATGGCCATGAACTTTGTCCTGGGCTTTTTCAACTTGATTCCGGGGTTGCCGTTAGATGGGGGACAGGTGCTCAAGGCGCTGATCTGGCAGGTCACTGGCAGCCCGTTTCGGGGGATTCAGTGGGCGGCGGCCTTTGGCTGGGCCTTGGGGACGATGGCCATGCTGCTGGGGGTGTTTGCTTTCCTCAGTGGGGCTGGCGGGGGGCTGTGGTTGGCCTTGATCGGTTGGTTTATGGCCAGCAATGCCCAGAGCTATCGCCAATACAGTTTTTTGCAGGAAATTTTGCTTAAGACCAAGGTGCGGGAGGTCATGAGCCGGGACTTCCGGGTGCTGCGGGCGGAAATGTCTCTGCGGGATTTTGTGGATTTGTATTGCTTGCCGGCCCAGACCCCAGAAATTTACTTTGCTGAGGCGGATGGGCGCTACCTGGGGTTGGTGGATAGCAGTCGCCTGGCCCAGATTGAGCGTAGCCGCTGGTCCGAAAAACAACTGCGGGAGATCGTGGTGCCCCTGGCGGAGTTGCCCAGTGTGCGCGAACAGGATTCCCTAGCCCAGGCGATTGTTACCCTAGGAGACCGCCATGCCTGGATCCTGGTGCGCTCCCCGGTGGGCGGGGTGCAGGGGATCGTCATGCGGGGGGATGTCCTCAAACCCTTAGCCCCCTTCCTGGGTATGACTGGGGTGGATATTGAGCGGGCCAATCGGGAGGGGCGTTATCCCCAGGGTTTGAATCTGGTGCCCATTGCCCAAAAGGCCCTGGAGTTGGCGGCCACCCTCCCGGAAACCCAGCTTTAG
- the psaK gene encoding photosystem I reaction center subunit PsaK, producing the protein MDLVVLAVPTTVPWSPSVALVMVACNLFAVAIGYWAIQAKGVAGPQLPLPELFRGFGVPELLATAAFGHVLGTGMVLGLANAGLL; encoded by the coding sequence ATGGACCTTGTGGTGTTGGCTGTGCCGACGACAGTGCCCTGGTCGCCGAGTGTGGCGCTGGTCATGGTGGCCTGTAATTTGTTTGCGGTGGCCATTGGTTATTGGGCAATTCAAGCCAAAGGGGTGGCCGGTCCGCAATTGCCCCTGCCGGAGTTGTTCCGGGGATTTGGGGTGCCGGAGCTACTGGCAACGGCGGCCTTTGGCCATGTGCTGGGAACGGGGATGGTGTTGGGGCTGGCCAACGCCGGGTTGCTGTAA
- the groES gene encoding co-chaperone GroES, with translation MATVALNVSTVTPLGDRVLVKVSQAEERTAGGILLPDTAKEKPQVGEVVAVGPGRRDDNGQRIPMEVQVGDRVLYSKYAGTELKIGTEDYVLLAEKDILATVK, from the coding sequence ATGGCGACCGTTGCGTTAAACGTTTCGACCGTCACCCCGTTAGGGGACCGGGTATTGGTCAAAGTCAGTCAAGCAGAGGAACGGACCGCTGGCGGTATCCTGTTACCCGACACGGCCAAGGAAAAGCCCCAGGTGGGGGAAGTGGTCGCCGTTGGTCCCGGGCGGCGGGATGACAACGGTCAGCGGATTCCTATGGAAGTCCAAGTCGGCGACAGGGTGCTGTATTCCAAGTATGCCGGGACGGAGTTGAAAATCGGCACAGAGGACTATGTCCTGCTGGCGGAAAAAGACATCCTGGCTACCGTGAAATAA